In a single window of the Veillonella sp. genome:
- the menC gene encoding o-succinylbenzoate synthase encodes MNDILNFKSITTYRLKLPMKFNFKTAKGEVKERETIVIRIEDQQGYVGYGECVAFTDPFYTAETVDTCWKKLVDDYIFNLRLMRPKPLMTYVRQLQFWLNRDHMPMTIAAVENALINLHCERLGVNSVSYIMGQPLQDTIESGVVIGDVPIEQLLDTVETHVENGCKRIKLKVNPIDGYERVSLVRKQYPNLVLAADANQSYSYDDINKVRQFNDLKLACIEEPFALTTLQSYKEWKWERLNNDDWNIETPICLDESILGYDDLSYAIEYGLIDVLNIKVGRMGGLVPTKAAINLCRESHIPYWIGSMVESGVSKMLHAQLAALGDSYMAGDLSDSNRYFERDLIYPDLTFKDGVMHVPDGDGLGVTVFDDRLEAYCVEKRTL; translated from the coding sequence ATGAATGATATTTTAAATTTTAAAAGCATAACTACATATCGCCTTAAACTACCGATGAAGTTTAATTTTAAGACTGCTAAGGGCGAGGTGAAAGAACGGGAGACCATTGTTATCCGCATCGAGGACCAACAAGGTTATGTTGGCTATGGGGAGTGTGTAGCTTTCACAGATCCATTCTATACCGCAGAAACCGTAGATACATGTTGGAAGAAATTAGTGGATGATTATATTTTTAATCTTCGTTTGATGCGGCCTAAACCTCTTATGACTTATGTACGCCAGCTGCAATTCTGGCTGAATAGAGATCATATGCCGATGACCATTGCTGCTGTAGAAAATGCCCTTATTAATCTTCACTGTGAGAGACTGGGTGTGAATTCCGTTTCTTATATTATGGGGCAGCCATTACAAGACACCATTGAAAGTGGCGTTGTTATCGGTGATGTACCAATAGAACAATTATTAGATACAGTAGAAACTCATGTGGAAAATGGGTGTAAGCGCATTAAATTAAAGGTAAATCCCATAGATGGCTATGAACGAGTATCTCTCGTCCGTAAGCAGTATCCAAACTTAGTCTTAGCTGCTGATGCGAACCAAAGCTATTCCTATGATGACATCAATAAGGTTCGGCAATTTAATGATTTGAAGCTAGCTTGTATAGAAGAGCCTTTTGCCTTGACGACACTCCAATCCTATAAGGAATGGAAGTGGGAACGTCTTAACAATGATGATTGGAATATTGAAACACCTATCTGTTTAGATGAATCTATATTAGGCTATGATGATTTATCCTATGCTATTGAATATGGCCTAATTGACGTACTTAATATAAAAGTAGGGCGTATGGGCGGTCTTGTGCCAACAAAGGCAGCTATTAATCTTTGTAGAGAAAGTCATATTCCGTATTGGATTGGCAGCATGGTAGAGTCTGGCGTTTCTAAAATGCTCCATGCTCAACTAGCTGCACTAGGTGATTCCTATATGGCAGGAGACCTATCGGATTCTAATAGATACTTTGAACGTGACCTCATCTATCCTGACTTAACATTTAAAGATGGCGTAATGCACGTGCCTGATGGTGATGGGCTAGGTGTAACCGTTTTTGATGATAGATTAGAAGCGTATTGTGTGGAGAAACGAACACTATGA
- the menE gene encoding o-succinylbenzoate--CoA ligase, with protein sequence MEWLRYGAQHYPNRICINEYTYNDIYGGVLHVASELIHLESSRVAILSDNSVTMAIYVLAAMLAHKEVLLLNVHLKPNEIGNQLKQLGITTVLHSKERYNQLPSLLRTIEFEPLESILSNLNLEDTFDWNFDDADIAAIMNTSATTGQFKSVPLRWGQIRAHVQASQEVLGKTDQDNWLMVLPLFHVSGLSILMRSLYNGTAITILPKYDEAKVLELIETEKINMMSLVPTILTQLEPKITHHTLRVILLGGEFIPMALIDACEKKSLPIYKTYGMTETFSQSVTFSVLDYPHKRDSVGKPLPGMQIRIDNPDADGVGEIHLTGPIVMTGYIDKEPINGDLNTDDIGYIDEDGFVYILNRRKDLIISGGENIYPKELEDLVYTLPAVKECAVVPVSDPKWGQVPALFIAFHDGESMTADEILSFMTSSLAKYKIPKYVRILPALPRNGTGKIVRNELHLED encoded by the coding sequence ATGGAATGGTTACGGTATGGTGCACAGCACTATCCTAATCGCATATGTATAAATGAATATACCTATAACGATATATATGGCGGTGTGCTCCATGTGGCTAGTGAATTGATACATCTTGAAAGCTCCCGTGTAGCTATTTTATCGGACAACTCTGTTACTATGGCAATTTATGTACTGGCAGCTATGCTAGCCCATAAAGAGGTATTGTTACTGAATGTACATCTTAAGCCCAACGAGATCGGAAACCAATTGAAACAATTAGGTATTACTACCGTATTACATAGTAAAGAACGGTATAATCAACTGCCTAGTTTACTACGTACCATTGAGTTTGAACCGCTAGAATCCATTCTGTCTAATCTGAATTTAGAGGACACTTTTGATTGGAACTTTGATGATGCAGACATTGCGGCCATTATGAACACTAGCGCTACAACAGGTCAGTTTAAATCAGTACCACTACGATGGGGGCAAATTAGGGCTCATGTACAAGCGTCTCAAGAGGTGCTTGGTAAAACTGACCAAGATAATTGGCTCATGGTATTACCGCTATTTCATGTCAGTGGATTATCTATCTTGATGCGCTCTCTTTATAATGGAACGGCTATCACTATATTGCCTAAATACGATGAGGCAAAGGTTTTGGAACTCATTGAAACCGAGAAAATCAATATGATGTCTCTTGTGCCTACTATTTTGACTCAATTAGAACCGAAGATTACGCATCATACATTACGAGTGATTCTGCTTGGCGGTGAGTTCATTCCTATGGCGCTTATTGATGCTTGTGAAAAGAAATCCTTACCTATTTACAAGACCTATGGCATGACGGAAACCTTTAGTCAAAGCGTGACCTTCTCCGTATTAGATTATCCACATAAACGAGATTCTGTAGGTAAACCATTACCTGGTATGCAGATTCGCATTGATAATCCTGATGCGGACGGAGTGGGGGAAATCCATTTGACCGGCCCTATAGTTATGACTGGGTATATCGACAAGGAACCTATCAACGGTGATCTTAATACAGATGATATTGGCTATATTGATGAAGATGGCTTTGTATATATTCTGAATCGCCGCAAAGACCTTATTATCTCTGGTGGTGAAAATATTTACCCTAAGGAATTAGAGGACCTAGTCTATACATTGCCAGCGGTGAAGGAATGTGCCGTTGTACCTGTATCTGATCCTAAATGGGGGCAGGTACCAGCTCTATTTATAGCCTTTCATGATGGTGAAAGTATGACAGCCGATGAGATTCTATCCTTTATGACTTCTTCCTTAGCAAAGTACAAAATCCCTAAGTATGTAAGAATTTTACCTGCATTGCCTCGTAATGGGACCGGTAAAATTGTGCGTAATGAACTTCATTTAGAAGATTGA
- the menB gene encoding 1,4-dihydroxy-2-naphthoyl-CoA synthase — protein MSKFDWKVLDRNYEDVIYETYNGIAKITINRPQVRNAFRPKTVMELIDAFTVAREDNEVGVIVLTGANHGQGEDKEAFCSGGDQSVRGHGGYVGEDNVPRLNVLDLQRLIRVIPKPVIAMVNGFAIGGGHVLHIVCDLTIASENAKFGQTGPRVGSFDAGYGAGYLARMIGHKRAREVWFLCRQYTAAQAYEMGMVNCVVPFDKLEEETVQWCNEILELSPMALRMLKGAFNADTDGLAGLQQFAGDATLMYYTIDEAKEGRDAFKEKRKPNFKQFPKFP, from the coding sequence ATGAGCAAATTTGATTGGAAAGTATTGGATCGTAATTATGAAGATGTAATTTACGAAACATATAATGGCATTGCAAAGATTACTATTAATCGCCCACAGGTACGTAACGCGTTCCGTCCTAAAACTGTTATGGAATTAATCGATGCTTTCACAGTAGCTCGTGAAGATAACGAAGTAGGCGTAATCGTATTGACTGGTGCAAACCACGGTCAAGGTGAAGACAAAGAAGCATTCTGCTCCGGTGGTGACCAAAGCGTACGCGGTCATGGTGGTTATGTAGGCGAAGATAATGTTCCTCGTTTGAACGTTCTTGATTTACAACGTTTGATTCGCGTTATCCCAAAACCTGTAATCGCTATGGTTAATGGCTTTGCTATTGGTGGCGGCCATGTGTTGCACATCGTATGTGACCTTACCATCGCTTCTGAAAATGCTAAATTTGGTCAAACAGGTCCTCGCGTAGGTTCCTTCGATGCTGGTTACGGTGCAGGTTACTTGGCTCGCATGATCGGTCATAAACGCGCTCGTGAAGTATGGTTCCTTTGCCGTCAATACACAGCTGCTCAAGCTTATGAAATGGGCATGGTTAACTGTGTTGTACCATTCGACAAATTGGAAGAGGAAACAGTTCAATGGTGTAACGAAATTCTTGAATTGTCCCCAATGGCATTGCGCATGTTGAAAGGTGCCTTCAACGCTGACACAGACGGTCTTGCAGGCTTACAACAATTCGCAGGCGACGCTACATTGATGTACTACACAATCGATGAAGCAAAAGAAGGTCGTGATGCATTTAAAGAAAAACGTAAACCGAACTTCAAACAATTCCCTAAATTCCCTTAA
- the menH gene encoding 2-succinyl-6-hydroxy-2,4-cyclohexadiene-1-carboxylate synthase: MSQYFCSIVDNALCNPAQRMYFDLGEYRYGLTVVGDGEPIVCLHGFSESSYTWDAINLPGYRLVRIDLIGHGDSDIPEEDEAYTIPKMIEDLHTVIYHMVGDRYYLMGYSMGARIALSYALEYESEIKGLILESGSVGIASEAERAERRKADEELAHQIEHNDGSWFASRWAEAPIFESQKQLLPAVTELIYLRRSHNSPYALACTLRGSGQGVMTYIGDQLDKLSCKGLYVSGALDTKYTTIGRDVFGKLPNFKHVVVEGAGHNVHIEKPQMFEQAVLDFLHKKG; encoded by the coding sequence ATGAGTCAGTATTTTTGCAGTATTGTAGATAATGCTTTATGCAATCCAGCTCAGCGCATGTACTTTGACTTAGGGGAATACCGCTACGGTTTGACTGTAGTTGGCGATGGGGAACCTATCGTGTGTCTCCACGGTTTCTCCGAATCGAGCTACACTTGGGACGCTATTAATCTGCCTGGATATCGATTGGTCCGTATCGATTTGATAGGTCATGGTGATTCTGATATTCCTGAAGAGGATGAGGCCTATACAATCCCTAAAATGATAGAGGACTTACATACCGTTATCTATCATATGGTAGGTGATAGATATTATCTTATGGGCTACTCCATGGGGGCCCGTATTGCGCTTTCCTATGCTTTGGAATATGAAAGTGAAATCAAAGGGCTTATCCTTGAAAGTGGCTCTGTAGGGATTGCTTCGGAGGCTGAACGAGCAGAACGACGCAAGGCCGATGAAGAATTAGCTCACCAAATCGAACATAACGATGGTTCTTGGTTTGCTTCCCGTTGGGCGGAGGCTCCTATTTTTGAAAGTCAAAAGCAGCTTTTACCAGCGGTGACTGAATTAATTTATTTACGTCGTTCTCATAATAGCCCGTACGCATTAGCATGTACCCTTCGTGGGTCCGGCCAAGGTGTCATGACATATATAGGTGATCAGTTAGATAAATTATCATGTAAAGGCCTATATGTGAGTGGCGCATTAGATACAAAATATACTACAATAGGAAGAGATGTATTTGGCAAGTTGCCAAACTTTAAACATGTCGTCGTCGAAGGGGCGGGACATAATGTACATATAGAAAAACCGCAAATGTTTGAACAAGCGGTATTAGATTTTTTACACAAGAAAGGTTAA
- the menD gene encoding 2-succinyl-5-enolpyruvyl-6-hydroxy-3-cyclohexene-1-carboxylic-acid synthase — protein sequence MNEYIAALVDEFYQLGVRHAVFSPGSRSTTMAMLFKEHEGFETYMNIDERSASFMALGIAKAHKEPTVLVCTSGSAVAHYLPAVLEAQYTGVPLIVLSADRPHTLLHVGAPQTVDQHKIFGTAVNYFEELAVPQESHYYTYPRQVARKAYMKAMDTKKGPAHINVPLFEPLVPELSRNHFEAGRSSFKVVKPNYGSVFDCRHENDLTHINNAVDIAHGNDGTYEINDLLESYERILILAGPQIDIDEANTIRSFGEALQAPILADPLSNVRGCGASDVVISTYDALLAGQALWHELKPDCVIQFGQIVVSKRVQQMIASWTDVEYIEVNPTMDSMNPTGKTTMHVQASIDVFTHLYGKNNSSDTYLNIWQRLEQEGKKQLSSAINEPHCFEGRTIRELQQYIPENGQIFVANSMTIRDFDYFWFSGGSRAVLYGNRGVNGIDGTISTALGLATNGKPTYLVTGDLSLFHDLNGLAVAKTHNLNLTIILHNNDGGGIFEYLPQKGTKHFDYLFSTSQGLDYSGAAKLYGCGYTKISSPDELSSVLANVSQEIGVHIIEIPTNREYSRELHKKYTKVSVDMEALL from the coding sequence ATGAATGAATATATTGCTGCCTTGGTAGACGAGTTCTACCAACTTGGCGTCCGTCATGCGGTGTTTAGCCCTGGCTCTCGTTCTACGACGATGGCCATGCTGTTCAAGGAGCATGAAGGATTTGAAACCTATATGAATATAGATGAGCGTTCTGCTAGTTTTATGGCTCTAGGCATTGCAAAGGCTCATAAGGAACCAACTGTACTCGTATGTACCTCAGGTTCTGCTGTGGCCCATTATTTGCCAGCTGTTTTGGAAGCTCAATATACTGGGGTTCCACTCATTGTACTGTCTGCCGATAGACCTCATACACTATTGCATGTAGGGGCTCCTCAGACTGTAGATCAGCACAAAATCTTTGGTACTGCGGTCAATTATTTTGAAGAATTAGCTGTGCCTCAAGAATCTCATTACTATACATATCCTCGCCAAGTGGCTCGTAAGGCCTATATGAAAGCGATGGATACTAAAAAGGGACCTGCCCATATCAATGTGCCTCTCTTTGAACCATTGGTGCCAGAATTGAGTCGTAACCATTTTGAGGCTGGTCGCAGTTCCTTTAAAGTGGTTAAGCCAAACTATGGTAGTGTATTTGACTGTCGCCATGAAAATGATTTGACTCATATTAATAATGCAGTTGATATTGCTCATGGAAATGATGGTACATACGAGATTAATGATTTACTTGAAAGCTATGAGCGTATCCTTATCCTAGCCGGCCCACAGATCGATATAGATGAAGCTAATACGATTCGTTCCTTCGGGGAGGCTTTACAAGCTCCTATTTTGGCGGATCCTCTATCGAATGTACGAGGATGCGGTGCATCTGATGTTGTAATTTCTACCTATGATGCACTATTGGCAGGGCAAGCTCTTTGGCATGAGTTAAAACCAGATTGTGTAATTCAGTTTGGTCAAATCGTTGTGTCAAAACGAGTACAACAGATGATTGCTAGCTGGACTGATGTGGAATACATCGAGGTTAACCCTACAATGGACTCTATGAATCCTACAGGTAAAACTACGATGCATGTGCAAGCTAGCATTGATGTATTTACCCATTTATATGGCAAAAACAATAGCTCTGATACGTACTTAAACATATGGCAACGGTTAGAACAAGAGGGCAAGAAGCAACTAAGTTCAGCTATCAATGAGCCTCATTGCTTTGAAGGTCGGACCATACGCGAACTACAGCAATATATCCCTGAAAATGGACAAATTTTTGTTGCCAATAGCATGACCATTCGAGACTTTGATTACTTCTGGTTTAGTGGGGGATCTAGAGCGGTTCTTTACGGTAATCGAGGTGTCAATGGTATTGATGGCACTATTTCAACGGCTTTAGGACTGGCAACAAATGGTAAACCTACATATCTAGTAACAGGGGATTTATCCTTGTTCCACGATTTGAATGGCTTGGCGGTAGCGAAAACCCATAATTTAAACTTAACTATTATTTTGCATAATAATGATGGCGGCGGTATTTTTGAATACTTACCTCAAAAGGGGACAAAGCATTTTGACTACTTGTTCTCTACATCACAAGGTTTAGATTACAGTGGGGCTGCAAAACTCTATGGTTGTGGCTATACTAAAATCTCCAGCCCCGATGAGTTGAGTTCTGTATTGGCTAATGTTAGTCAAGAAATAGGCGTTCATATCATTGAAATTCCTACAAATAGGGAATATAGCAGAGAATTGCATAAGAAATATACGAAGGTTTCAGTTGATATGGAGGCATTACTATGA